A genomic segment from Malus domestica chromosome 05, GDT2T_hap1 encodes:
- the LOC139195854 gene encoding uncharacterized protein, translated as MTSTSMSPFTNEIERTDPPLRFTMPHFTPYKGDKDPNRHLKHYCGTMILYMNNDTLMCKIFAITLQGETQDSFHTLPSQSIRSFNKLSFVFTKEYSSNRSIKMTSGHLFSIIKNPWETIRDYVKRFKAKKAKIVGWNENITTAAFRNELPTEHPLFEKLIMGEELTLATSYALAEKHAL; from the coding sequence ATGACCAGTACAAGCATGTCACCATTTACGAATGAGATCGAGCGGACAGATCCACCTCTCAGGTTCACCATGCCTCACTTCACTCCGTACAAGGGAGACAAAGATCCAAATCGACATCTCAAGCACTACTGCGGTACCATGATCCTCTATATGAACAACGACACACTTATGTGCAAAATTTTTGCCATAACTCTACAAGGGGAGACTCAAGATTCGTTTCACACTCTACCGTCGCAGTCAATCCGGAGTTTCAACaaactttcctttgttttcactAAGGAGTATTCATCTAACCGCTCAATCAAAATGACATCTGGCCATCTCTTCAGCATTATAAAAAACCCTTGGGAGACAATTCGCGACTATGTCAAGAGGTTCAAAGCGAAGAAGGCCAAGATTGTTGGTTGGAACGAGAACATAACAACGGCAGCATTCAGAAATGAGCTTCCCACCGAACACCCTTTATTCGAAAAACTAATAATGGGAGAAGAACTAACCCTAGCAACttcatatgctttggcagaAAAACATGCGCTATAG
- the LOC139195855 gene encoding uncharacterized protein — protein MDQTKYCAFHKGLRHITNDCTTWRRYLEQLVKEGKCDQYVDRPVAWPRQEADVDAEPPTKTIRINRIFVESEHLGPPITPRRGKSSRPIVDFTEHDAEGVDFPHDDALVISVQLAHSIVDRVMVDNGSSINLLQLLIIQKMSLESTIQRKAKVLTGFNELTSTAIGTITLDVTSPPIVTSQTFMIVSDPSLHNGILSRPCLVKIGAVTSTKYQKI, from the exons ATGGACCAAACCAAATACTGTGCATTCCACAAGGGTCTTAGGCACATAACCAATGATTGCACCACATGGAGAAGGTATCTCGAGCAACTCGTGAAGGAAGGCAAGTGCGACCAATATGTCGACAGACCAGTTGCCTGGCCAAGGCAAGAAGCAGATGTTGATGCCGAACCCCCAACCAAGACAATTCGAATCAACAGAATCTTTGTTGAATCCGAGCATCTGGGGCCACCAATAACTCCAAGAAGAGGAAAATCCAGCAG ACCAATTGTCGACTTTACCGAGCATGACGCTGAGGGAGTAGACTTTCCCCACGACGACGCCCTGGTGATTTCTGTACAATTGGCCCATTCCATAGTTGACAGAGTCATGGTGGACAACGGCAGCTCAATCAACCTTCTACAACTGTTGATCATTCAAAAGATGAGCCTGGAAAGTACAATCCAACGCAAAGCAAAGGTCTTGACCGGATTCAACGAACTTACCTCAACCGCTATTGGCACTATCACACTTGACGTAACCAGCCCACCAATTGTCACATCGCAGACCTTCATGATCGTTAGCGACCCATCTCTCCATAATGGGATATTGAGTCGTCCTTGCCTGGTGAAAATTGGAGCTGTGACATCGACCAAGTATCAGAAAATCTAA